The following proteins are co-located in the Candidatus Methylomirabilota bacterium genome:
- a CDS encoding GAF domain-containing protein, which produces MMLLADPLPHLVAVARAVGEPGQPDALFAALDIAMGGVIGHKLFTVLVYHADAAQSERRYTNQPAAYPVGGRKPVTPSAWTERLFKERRPYVGRTADDIRAVFFDHELILSLGCQSVLNVPVVWNGRTLGTINLLHEAGWYDERDLPVATAFAALAVPGYVELLRRSAPASP; this is translated from the coding sequence ATGATGCTCCTCGCAGATCCGCTGCCTCATCTGGTCGCCGTCGCGCGGGCGGTGGGCGAGCCCGGTCAGCCCGACGCGCTCTTCGCAGCCCTCGATATCGCCATGGGCGGCGTCATCGGCCACAAGCTCTTCACCGTGCTTGTCTACCATGCCGACGCCGCGCAGTCGGAGCGTCGATACACGAATCAGCCCGCGGCCTATCCGGTGGGTGGGCGCAAGCCCGTCACGCCCTCGGCGTGGACGGAGCGGCTCTTCAAGGAGCGGCGTCCGTATGTGGGCCGGACGGCCGACGATATCCGCGCCGTCTTCTTCGACCACGAGCTGATCCTCTCGCTGGGCTGCCAGTCGGTGCTCAACGTGCCCGTCGTCTGGAACGGGCGAACGCTCGGCACGATCAACCTCCTGCACGAGGCGGGCTGGTACGACGAGAGAGATCTCCCGGTGGCTACTGCCTTCGCGGCCCTGGCCGTGCCCGGCTACGTCGAGCTGCTCCGGCGTTCTGCGCCGGCATCGCCATGA
- a CDS encoding extracellular solute-binding protein, whose translation MIDVAGDLSSVQVILDNYKKAFPNKVKEIKTQRAPEPELPAKIKAQQDAGRLDINLIMTGQSAASQLVSAGQLVKLFPTYDKMFPRDELTDAGRALQDEAEGYLLPSVVSNGGPVFIYNPKKVPNPPKTAEQLLAWAKANPGKFLYARPANSGPGRSILAGMSYVLKDRDPKDPEKGWDKTWAFLKELGQSIEYYPTGTGFTLKEFAQEQRWMIAGIMEWDMKPRAEGMIPPESKITILENTTFVIDGHYWAIPKGVSPAELEVILDLMKFMRRPEQQVLTWRAFIGPSIKAATLDKAPPDLQTYVKEIWRPEYDEIGKKWKVTPMLEVKKLNYAIERWDKEVGAQKIKKQ comes from the coding sequence GTGATCGACGTAGCCGGTGATCTCAGCTCGGTTCAGGTGATCCTGGACAACTACAAGAAGGCCTTCCCGAACAAGGTCAAGGAGATCAAGACGCAGCGGGCTCCCGAGCCCGAGCTGCCCGCCAAGATCAAGGCGCAGCAGGATGCCGGCCGGCTCGATATCAACCTCATCATGACCGGACAGTCCGCGGCCTCCCAGCTCGTCTCCGCGGGCCAGCTCGTCAAGCTCTTCCCCACGTACGACAAGATGTTCCCACGGGACGAGCTGACCGACGCCGGCCGGGCCCTGCAGGACGAGGCGGAGGGGTACCTGCTGCCGTCGGTGGTCAGCAATGGCGGCCCCGTCTTCATCTACAACCCGAAGAAAGTGCCGAATCCGCCGAAGACGGCCGAGCAGCTCCTGGCCTGGGCCAAGGCCAATCCGGGCAAGTTCCTCTACGCCCGTCCCGCCAACAGCGGCCCGGGGCGCTCCATCCTGGCCGGCATGTCCTACGTCCTCAAGGACAGGGACCCGAAGGATCCGGAGAAGGGCTGGGACAAGACGTGGGCCTTCCTCAAGGAGCTCGGGCAATCGATCGAGTACTACCCCACAGGGACGGGCTTCACGCTGAAGGAGTTCGCCCAGGAGCAGCGGTGGATGATCGCCGGCATCATGGAGTGGGACATGAAGCCGCGCGCCGAGGGCATGATCCCTCCGGAGTCCAAGATCACCATCCTGGAGAACACGACCTTCGTGATCGATGGGCACTACTGGGCCATCCCCAAGGGCGTCTCGCCCGCCGAGCTGGAAGTGATCCTGGACCTCATGAAGTTCATGCGCCGGCCCGAGCAGCAGGTCCTGACGTGGCGCGCTTTCATCGGGCCCTCCATCAAGGCGGCCACCCTGGACAAGGCCCCGCCGGATCTGCAGACCTACGTGAAGGAGATCTGGCGGCCGGAGTACGACGAGATCGGGAAGAAATGGAAGGTGACGCCCATGCTCGAGGTGAAGAAGCTGAACTATGCCATCGAGCGATGGGACAAGGAGGTCGGGGCGCAAAAGATCAAGAAGCAGTGA
- a CDS encoding ABC transporter ATP-binding protein: MSQPLHSLRFRLTKRFGAKTVLHDFALEVRGRQFVTFLGPSGCGKSTARNIIAGLIPASDGEVWVDEERIDHLPPEKRGFGMVFQNYALFPHLTVFGNIAFGLQLQHRPAPEIREAVRAMLDLVQLPGLEERYPSQLSGGQQQRVAIARALVLHPRLLLMDEPLSNLDAKLRIEMRAEIKRIHARLGLTSVYVTHDQAEALSLSDWVVVMRDGVVIQAGPPSEIHDRPQSLFVADFMGFRNFFPVEITAADSDGVEGTGHGMSMRGRARHPLAPGAAAVAAIRPDDVELGQEGGGANRFRGKVELVEYLGRENEAVLTLEAGPKVWMRTPRSLAPDESVTVTFPADKVIFLPPEPAA, encoded by the coding sequence GTGAGCCAGCCGCTCCACTCGCTGCGCTTTCGACTGACCAAGCGCTTCGGGGCGAAGACGGTCCTCCACGACTTCGCTCTCGAAGTGCGCGGCCGCCAATTCGTCACCTTCCTGGGGCCGAGCGGGTGCGGCAAGTCGACGGCGCGGAACATCATCGCGGGCTTGATCCCGGCCAGCGATGGAGAGGTATGGGTCGATGAAGAGCGCATCGACCACCTTCCCCCGGAGAAGCGGGGGTTCGGGATGGTCTTCCAGAACTACGCCCTCTTCCCTCATCTGACCGTCTTCGGCAACATCGCCTTCGGCCTGCAGCTCCAGCACCGGCCCGCTCCCGAGATCCGAGAGGCCGTGCGCGCGATGCTCGACCTCGTGCAGCTCCCGGGACTCGAGGAGCGCTACCCCAGTCAGCTCTCCGGAGGCCAGCAGCAGCGGGTGGCTATCGCGCGGGCCCTCGTCCTGCACCCGCGCCTGCTCCTCATGGACGAGCCCCTGTCCAACCTGGACGCCAAGCTTCGAATCGAAATGCGGGCGGAGATCAAGCGCATCCATGCCCGCCTCGGCCTCACCTCCGTGTACGTCACCCACGATCAGGCGGAGGCCCTCTCGCTCTCCGACTGGGTCGTGGTCATGCGGGACGGCGTGGTGATCCAAGCGGGTCCACCGTCCGAGATTCACGACCGGCCGCAGAGCCTCTTCGTGGCCGACTTCATGGGGTTCCGCAACTTCTTCCCCGTGGAGATCACCGCCGCCGACTCCGACGGGGTGGAGGGCACGGGCCATGGCATGAGCATGAGGGGACGAGCGCGCCACCCATTGGCGCCGGGCGCCGCCGCGGTGGCCGCCATCCGTCCTGACGACGTGGAGCTCGGCCAGGAGGGCGGGGGCGCCAATCGATTCCGGGGCAAGGTCGAGCTCGTCGAGTATCTCGGGCGGGAGAACGAGGCGGTCCTGACCCTGGAGGCCGGGCCCAAGGTGTGGATGCGCACGCCGCGCTCCCTGGCCCCCGATGAGTCGGTGACCGTGACCTTCCCGGCCGACAAGGTGATCTTCCTGCCGCCGGAGCCTGCCGCATGA
- a CDS encoding sugar ABC transporter permease, with protein sequence MRRRRAGEASELDAMAVACLLPSLLYVVVMFVYPFLNGIYLSLRPSKQSGLGLANYVAFFTDEWQYRTVWITFSIAVPNTVVVVAVALLLAYGMRRGIWLERTITTILVLPISLGIILLAEGILGFYGGRGWFNQILLAAGLLQEPLTLTHNYTGVMLSLFMQQFPFCFLMLLGYISGIDPSIENSARTLGAGPWIVFSRVMFPLIAPGLAIAFALVFVLSFGVFPSAILLGQPAGATRTIAIAAYQQAFEHYDMSYASAIAVVMGLFQLAGLVVIVLLRRRLVMAPTMGVGKR encoded by the coding sequence ATGAGACGGCGCCGCGCTGGCGAGGCGAGCGAGCTCGACGCGATGGCCGTTGCCTGCCTCCTGCCGTCGCTCCTCTACGTCGTGGTCATGTTCGTCTACCCGTTTCTCAACGGGATCTACCTGAGCCTGCGCCCGTCCAAGCAGAGCGGCCTCGGCCTCGCCAACTACGTTGCCTTTTTCACCGACGAGTGGCAGTACCGCACGGTGTGGATCACCTTCAGCATCGCCGTCCCCAACACCGTCGTGGTGGTGGCCGTCGCCCTGCTCCTGGCCTACGGAATGCGACGGGGGATCTGGCTCGAGCGGACAATCACCACCATCCTGGTGCTTCCCATCTCCCTCGGCATCATCCTCCTCGCCGAGGGCATTCTGGGATTCTACGGAGGCCGCGGCTGGTTCAACCAGATCCTCCTGGCCGCCGGCTTGCTCCAGGAGCCCCTGACCCTCACCCACAACTACACCGGCGTGATGCTGTCGCTCTTCATGCAGCAGTTTCCCTTCTGCTTCCTCATGCTCCTGGGCTACATCTCGGGTATCGATCCCAGCATCGAAAATTCCGCGAGGACCCTGGGGGCGGGGCCGTGGATCGTCTTCTCCAGGGTGATGTTCCCTCTGATCGCGCCGGGACTGGCCATCGCCTTCGCCCTCGTGTTCGTCCTGAGCTTCGGCGTATTTCCCTCGGCCATCCTGCTGGGCCAGCCCGCCGGGGCCACCCGCACGATTGCCATCGCCGCCTACCAGCAGGCCTTCGAGCACTACGACATGTCGTACGCCTCGGCCATCGCGGTGGTCATGGGCCTGTTCCAGCTCGCGGGGCTTGTCGTCATCGTTCTCCTCAGGCGACGACTGGTGATGGCGCCCACCATGGGCGTCGGGAAGCGCTGA
- a CDS encoding ABC transporter permease subunit, translating into MRGRLWSLALYMFVLGFILNLLGIVSHVVVSAFAKRWFGTPVPARFTTEWFQYAWTNFDLGRVLGVTVFVALSVVLLALLLGFPAAYILARRNFRGKALLLLLYFLPLLIPQMTYGIPLATTMYRYAIGGTVTGVILANLVPMVPLAVFILMPFIEQISVNLEWGAAMMGANRIQVFRRVLFPLTVPGLLTAGILILVNTVSNFELTFLVSGAGSQTLVVALFYNVFAGGVRPVYSVDAMAVMYMVTVMLVLLVALRFVRPTQMVFRLDQPRR; encoded by the coding sequence ATGCGCGGGCGTCTATGGAGCCTGGCCCTCTACATGTTCGTCCTGGGGTTCATCCTGAACCTCCTGGGTATCGTCAGCCATGTCGTGGTCAGCGCCTTTGCCAAGCGATGGTTCGGGACGCCCGTGCCCGCCAGATTCACCACGGAATGGTTTCAGTATGCGTGGACGAACTTCGACCTCGGTCGCGTGCTCGGGGTGACGGTCTTCGTGGCTCTCTCCGTCGTGCTCCTGGCCCTGCTCCTCGGATTCCCGGCCGCCTATATCCTCGCCAGGAGGAATTTCCGGGGCAAGGCCCTTCTGCTTCTGCTCTACTTCCTGCCCCTCCTCATCCCCCAGATGACCTACGGGATTCCCCTCGCCACGACGATGTACCGCTACGCCATCGGGGGGACGGTGACGGGAGTCATCCTCGCCAACCTCGTGCCCATGGTTCCCCTGGCCGTTTTCATCCTGATGCCGTTCATCGAGCAGATCAGCGTGAATCTCGAGTGGGGGGCGGCCATGATGGGCGCCAATCGCATCCAGGTCTTCCGCCGCGTCCTGTTTCCGCTGACCGTGCCCGGCCTCCTCACCGCGGGAATCCTGATTCTCGTGAACACCGTCTCGAATTTCGAGCTGACCTTCCTCGTCTCCGGGGCGGGCTCGCAGACCCTCGTCGTCGCTCTCTTCTACAATGTCTTCGCGGGCGGCGTCCGGCCCGTGTACTCCGTCGACGCCATGGCCGTGATGTACATGGTCACCGTCATGCTCGTCCTGCTTGTCGCCCTGCGCTTCGTCCGGCCCACCCAGATGGTCTTCCGCCTCGATCAACCCCGCCGGTAG